Below is a genomic region from Mangifera indica cultivar Alphonso unplaced genomic scaffold, CATAS_Mindica_2.1 Un_0004, whole genome shotgun sequence.
aagatatgtttttacttataatgacaaaaTGATATCCTGATGTTCCACCAAATAGAGTTTGGTTGCAacgtcttcaaatcattcagagattctagctctccatgaaatcaatcaataatacatatggttacggtctgtcatctaTCATATCCAGAATACATACAGTATTCCTTCTACAACAAATATTTCTTCCATGTtatatgaagaaaatgtagCATGTATTACCCAAATTAAAGGTGGATACATTAAAGAAGATAGAACCAAATATATCTCACTAAAGTTTTTTTCCACCCATGAGCTCTAGCAGAGCAAAAActttgatgtcaaacaaatacaatCTAGTGATAATCTTACAGATTTGTTCATTAAGATATTATcgacatcaatatttgaaaagttagcgTATAATATCGGTATATGgtggctcaacaagcaaccaaattaatcttaCTATAAAGAGGGAAAACATTTTTTAGGGGagcaaatttttaagtttatcacattttggataaaatgtgcactatattattttttccttcattgGGTTTTGTTCAACTAGTTTTTCTAGTAAGGGTTTTAATAAGACAGTTTTAACACATTCAATCATACTTtacaagatattaaataattatgttcttttgttttgatttttatcctATTGTATTTTTccttaacaaaattaatataattatctataagtAATGAAAACCCAAAGAAGAGTATGATATAAGATgaatttttccaccacatgaaaagaaaatttaaaagcttGGTGTGAATGCATGGAATGCACGGTGAGCCGCATTCATCGCCTTGGAGGAAATTGTCTATAAAACAACTTCCCTCTTTCATCGTAATGTAGAGTGAGGCACCCTTTTAATCGTTTTAATTCATGCTTCCTGCATTCTCTTTTCGTTCTCCTGCTTTCATTTACTTTGTTTCCCATCTTTTTCTGCTTAAGCTTTTTTGTAATTGTAAAATCTTTTACTCAAaaaatctttatcatatttataacacataTAACATATTTAGTCTGACAAAATATATCAAGCATTGTCATATCGAATTGCTAAGGCTGTTGGatgcatatataaaattattaaagtaaaatgaattaataaaattaaaaaaaaaaacctataaacttactagttttttaaaaaagtcaagGATGGTCCCCTGCCTGGCTCCGTTCAGTGGATACATCGCAAATTATTTATCCTTTAATATTCTCTCTCCCGCTATTACTTAATTAAGTTAATCGTggttatctatatatatatatatatatatatatatattttttttaaatatatgattatatatatttatattttttattatataattaaatattattttatttttaatttaaaattaattaattatataaataaaaatatagatatatatttatatatttaaaataaatatacataattttattataaattaatatatatatatggccatCTTCGAGATTGTGGACCAACTCATAACTAATATATGGCCACAAATAGACAGCCACATGACTGTCAATTTAGATAAACAAGCGCTTCTGCATACATCAAACATGTAAACAAATTTAAccacatatcaaataaaaatttaatcttagactaTTTTGTACAATTTCAATGCATTCAACCTCTTTAATCCATTAATActcgtaatttttaaatgatatattttaattcctattattaaaattatatatagacatatcatctaaatatataattaaatatttaaaataagattaatataattttattaatttttaattcttccTTATTCCACTCCATTAACTTAAGAAATATAATTCATTTCTCCCACCGAGGATTTTCTATCTGTTCATGCCACCCTCCACATAAGGAGGAACAGCTCCCATGGCCACTTCCCGATTTTGTCTTTCAACATTACCCTGCCATCCTGGAGAAAGTTCCAAGACGATcagaaaatgataattcataatttaaaattcaatgatccattatatatatatatatatatatatatatatatatgcacataccAATAGACATGTCAAATCCTCGGCTTTGGAGCTCGCGATATTCTTGACAAAGGGCACAGGACTCGCAGCAAAAATGAACCAAGCAGTCGCAACAAGGGCTCTCTTCCAGTTTGAACTGCTGCCGCATCTTCGTGCGATAAAAGCAAGAGTAGCAAAAGGTACAACCGGTCACCGCAGCAAGTAGACAATAAAGCACTCCTGCTGTACCACAAGCTGCAAGAAAAACCAACCGTAGGTTGTATGATATTTATTTCTAAcgtaaaatcattcaatttaacTCCCTCGTATTTTAACTCATTGTTAGTTGATGGCTTACAGGTATATCCTTGGTCAGCAATCTCAGCAACTCGTCCAAAAGTGACACACGGACACCAACAAGTCAAGCAGCCTGTTAAACAATAAACAGATTAATCATTTTGAAACCTTGAGGTGGTTGTCGGCAAGAAACTCTTTGGAATTTGGAATAATGAACTTACAGCTTGAGCAGTCAGAAAAGCAGTCACAAAGCCCAGAAGACCAATCTCCCAATCTGGGTTGGTGCTGAAAGCCTTGAGCCACCGGGACTCCGGTTGCTGCGCCATACTGATCAAATTTCTGATTGGGGTTTGTTGAATTCATGGTGTTGAAGGATTGAAATTATATTGCAAATGGTATAAGAGGAAAGTTGATATGGTGGATAAGCGTCCTTGGGGGGCTTATATAAAAACTCTTAGGCATCCTTGGTAGGTTTACTACTGGCCCATTGTTTGAAAACATACTGTCCCGCTTGAATCGACAAAGGCAAAGTCTTTTCAACTTTTGAGACCCGTAACAATGTATGCATCCAAAACAATTAAAGGAGTTGACAGAAGCGACCACTCAGGCAAGACTCCAAAAAGTATATGCTTCATAATTTCCAATTTCCAATACGTTATAGTGGATGAGAAACAATTCTGAGTCCCAATATCTACTTTTtcgaatttgttttaaataaaaaaatatttttcttaagttcagtaatttaaagttaaagataatttaaatttatggttaaaatttatgaaaattttgatttatcgataaaatgatattattttattgaataataaataaaatgaaggtATTTTATCTatgaatcataaaataaaattataaatttaaattgaatcaatctAAACTTTATATAGCTTAATTtcgatttagtttaaaaaacgagttattatacatattatgttaattgtaaaattttatatttt
It encodes:
- the LOC123205386 gene encoding protein PLANT CADMIUM RESISTANCE 2-like: MNSTNPNQKFDQYGAATGVPVAQGFQHQPRLGDWSSGLCDCFSDCSSCCLTCWCPCVTFGRVAEIADQGYTSCGTAGVLYCLLAAVTGCTFCYSCFYRTKMRQQFKLEESPCCDCLVHFCCESCALCQEYRELQSRGFDMSIGWQGNVERQNREVAMGAVPPYVEGGMNR